In the Rubrivivax gelatinosus IL144 genome, CGCCTTGACGATCTCCTCGGGGTCGCACTCCTTGTTCAGGTAGCCGCTGGCGCCCTGGCGCAGCAGCGTCGTCGCGTAGTGCGTCTCGGGGAAGCCGCTGAGGATGAGGATCGGCAGCTCGGCGGCGCGGGCGCGGATCGCGGCCAGCGCGTCGACGCCGCTCTGGCCGGGCATCGACAGGTCCATCAGCAGCACGTCGACCTCGCCGCGGCGCACGAGATCCAGCGCCTCGGTCCCGTTGGCCGCCTCGCCGGTGACACGCAGGTCCACCTGCTCGGACAGGAACTGGCGCAGCCCGGTACGCACGATGGCGTGGTCGTCGACGATGCCCACCCGAATGATCAACGGCTTCTCCTTGGTCGCAGCCGGCGCAGCGGCCCCGAGGCAGTGTAGCGAGGCTCAAATCCCGTCCGCAGGCGGGGTCGGACGTGGCGGGCGCGCGGCGTCGGCCGTGTCCGACCGGTCGCGGGGCCGACGGCCGACGGCGCCGGCCGGGCCGGGCGACGAAGCTGGAGTCAAGGAGACTGCCATGACATCCCGCATCGCTTTTCCTGCCGCGCTCGTCCCGGGTCTCGCTGCCGCCGCCCTGGTGGCGGCCTGTGCCGGCACGGCGCCGGGCGCCACGCGCGCCGTCTACACCGAACGCGGCGCCGACGGCCGCCCGGTCGAGGTGACCGTCGTCTTCGACGCCGCCGGCCGCGTCGTGCGGACCGAGTCGGAACTGATCGCGACCGCCGCGCGTTAGCCGCGGAACTGGAAGTACCAGCGCACCGAGTGGAAGAACACCGGCGCCGCGAAGCACAGCGGCGCGACGCGGTCGAGCAGGCCGACGGCGCCGGTGATCGCGCTGCGGTTGCCCCAGGACGGC is a window encoding:
- a CDS encoding response regulator yields the protein MIRVGIVDDHAIVRTGLRQFLSEQVDLRVTGEAANGTEALDLVRRGEVDVLLMDLSMPGQSGVDALAAIRARAAELPILILSGFPETHYATTLLRQGASGYLNKECDPEEIVKAIRTVARGRRYITSQVAELLADTMAGGTDKLPHESLSERELQVFLRLAKGETVGHIAESMFLSVKTVSTYRTRVLEKLKLASNSDLTYYALKNGLIQ